One Silene latifolia isolate original U9 population chromosome 4, ASM4854445v1, whole genome shotgun sequence DNA segment encodes these proteins:
- the LOC141651712 gene encoding uncharacterized protein LOC141651712, producing the protein MFLKELCTPRRNPRKGTQKVRVSEHVSAIFKKSLPKKCGDPGIFTIPCSIGEKSFTHAMLDLGASINVMPNALYETLGLPPLNKTDVVIQLADRSNIYPKGMVEDVLVEVDHLTFPADFYVLDMEADSRATPILLGRPFMKTSKTKIDVSNGNLTMEFDIKKLTYNIYDAMR; encoded by the coding sequence AtgtttctcaaggaactttgtACGCCTAGGAGAAACCCAAGGAAGGGAACCCAAAAAGTAAGGGTAAGTGAACATGTCTCCGCCATATTTAAAAAATCACTTCCCAAAAAGTGTGGCGATCCGGGGATCTTCACCATACCATGCTCTATAGGGGAAAAGAGTTTCACCCATGCTATGCTAGACCTTGGTGCGTCAATCAATGTTATGCCCAATGCCCTCTATGAGACCTTAGGGCTTCCACCTTTGAACAAAACCGACGTAGTGATCCAACTCGCGGATCGCTCAAATATTTACCCAAAGGGGATGGTGGAGGATGTGCTGGTAGAGGTAGACCACTTAACTTTCCCGGCCGACTTCTATGTTCTTGATATGGAAGCCGACTCGAGGGCCACTCCAATCCTTTTGGGGAGGCCTTTCATGAAAACCTCTAAAACAAAGATTGATGTGTCTAATGGGAACCTCACTATGGAATTTGACATAAAAAAACTCACATACAACATCTATGATGCTATGAGATAA